The following proteins come from a genomic window of Lytechinus pictus isolate F3 Inbred chromosome 1, Lp3.0, whole genome shotgun sequence:
- the LOC129255957 gene encoding stomatin-like: MASRGKDDSSVGENTQIIIGGSESDGGSLGFCGILLMILSVILVICTLPFSLFICIKVVQEYERAVIFRLGRLLSGGAKGPGLFFILPCIEDYRKVDLRTISFDIPPQEILTRDSLTISVDAVVFYRVKNATISIANVENADKSTRLLAQTTLRNVLGTKNLAEILAEREGISHYMQSTLDHDTDPWGILVERVEIKDVRLPVQLQRAMAAEAEASREARAKVIAAEGEQNAARALKEAADTMAESPSALQLRYLQTLNTISAEKNSTIIFPLPIDLLNGIMTK, translated from the coding sequence ATGGCGTCAAGGGGTAAAGATGATTCCAGTGTAGGAGAAAATACTCAGATTATCATTGGAGGTTCTGAATCTGATGGAGGTAGTCTCGGATTCTGTGGAATCCTTTTAATGATTCTTTCGGTGATCTTGGTGATCTGCACGCTACCATTCTCACTCTTTATCTGCATTAAGGTGGTTCAGGAGTATGAGAGAGCAGTTATCTTTAGACTTGGGCGTCTCCTGTCTGGCGGTGCTAAAGGACCAGGTCTCTTCTTCATCCTACCTTGTATTGAGGATTACAGAAAGGTAGACCTTCGTACCATTTCTTTTGATATTCCTCCTCAAGAGATTCTGACCAGGGATAGTTTGACCATCTCTGTAGATGCTGTGGTCTTCTACCGTGTCAAGAATGCCACAATCAGCATCGCCAATGTGGAAAACGCAGACAAGTCAACCAGACTTCTGGCTCAGACAACACTTCGCAATGTCCTGGGCACCAAGAACCTGGCCGAGATCCTTGCTGAACGTGAAGGCATCAGTCACTACATGCAGTCCACCCTCGACCATGACACCGACCCTTGGGGTATCTTAGTAGAGCGAGTTGAGATCAAAGATGTTCGTTTACCTGTCCAGCTCCAGAGAGCCATGGCTGCTGAAGCTGAAGCTTCCAGAGAGGCTAGGGCTAAGGTGATTGCTGCTGAAGGAGAACAGAATGCTGCTCGTGCTTTGAAGGAAGCTGCAGATACTATGGCTGAATCTCCATCGGCTCTTCAACTGAGGTACCTGCAGACCCTCAACACCATCTCAGCAGAGAAGAACTCTACTATCATCTTTCCACTTCCTATTGATCTCCTGAATGGCATCatgactaaatga
- the LOC129277695 gene encoding band 7 protein AGAP004871-like, with amino-acid sequence MSSTQESRFNAGSPSGEMVGANSTDEDSNCCAFALTILSWLIVICTFPFSLFVCIKVVQEYERAVIFRLGRLLSGGAKGPGLFFVLPFIEEYSKVDLRTISFDIPPQEILTRDSLTISVDAVVFYRVKNATLSIVNVENADNSTRLLAQTTLRNVLGTKNLAEILAEREGISHYMQSNLDHDTDPWGIQVERVEIKDVCLPVQLQRAMAAEAEASREARAKVIAAEGEQNAARALKEAADTMAESPSALQLRYLQTLNTVSAEKNSTIIFPLPIDLLRGFLNK; translated from the coding sequence ATGTCATCAACTCAAGAAAGCAGGTTTAATGCTGGATCACCATCGGGTGAAATGGTCGGAGCCAATTCTACAGATGAAGATTCTAATTGTTGTGCCTTCGCTTTGACAATCCTCTCATGGCTCATTGTGATCTGTACCTTCCCATTCTCACTGTTTGTCTGCATTAAGGTGGTTCAGGAGTATGAAAGAGCGGTTATCTTTAGACTTGGACGTCTCTTGTCTGGTGGTGCTAAAGGTCCAGGTCTTTTCTTCGTCTTACCTTTCATTGAGGAATATTCCAAGGTAGATCTTCGCACCATTTCGTTTGATATTCCTCCTCAAGAGATTCTGACCAGGGATAGTTTGACCATCTCCGTGGATGCCGTGGTCTTCTACCGTGTCAAGAACGCCACTCTCAGCATCGTCAACGTGGAAAATGCAGATAATTCAACCAGACTCCTAGCTCAGACAACACTTCGCAATGTCCTGGGCACCAAGAACCTGGCCGAGATCCTTGCTGAACGTGAAGGAATTAGTCACTACATGCAGTCCAACCTCGACCATGACACCGACCCTTGGGGTATCCAAGTAGAGCGAGTTGAGATCAAAGATGTTTGCTTACCTGTCCAGCTCCAGAGAGCAATGGCTGCTGAAGCTGAAGCTTCCAGAGAGGCTAGGGCTAAGGTGATCGCTGCTGAAGGAGAACAGAATGCTGCTCGCGCTTTGAAGGAAGCTGCAGATACTATGGCTGAATCTCCATCCGCTCTTCAACTGAGGTACCTACAGACCCTTAATACTGTTTCAGCAGAGAAGAACTCCACCATCATCTTTCCACTTCCCATTGATCTTCTCCGGGGCTTCTTGAACAAGTAA